One window of Chitinispirillum alkaliphilum genomic DNA carries:
- a CDS encoding metal dependent phosphohydrolase, translating to MKQRKVPGILGSENKGPLVLMFSCRDKVREILSVGLVQSNYRIIQAATSSLAIIKSTQMLPALVIADLAGENPSDISLALRLRRSSRTQKISILVILPQNPHSYVLKTMAELTPRDSEDGEGIDSLGYPFSYAKFLEKVKELAPPLNVKQDPERVSLPTTNRGVAKRLFDSSSTVSKKLSDIDSLILKQWVFPFTVVRAFDIMETDKSCFMELSRCISGDLAVSSAVLKVVNTVFYASRNGRITNINNAVVRLGFRETRNIMACLSLIDLTPGIHGKSGFERKEFWLHSLAVALIAEKLCDDCRFVKPGYAFISGLLHDLGKIPLDNCFEDVFPYLLDETISSFESFAATEERLMDFNHAELGQYLANKWNFPHIISQSILNHHNKDRILKNPGKAERMVLGAVFAANLLAKAMGIGHSCDEILEEIPLELLQDLNFKNGPDETFLFKIRKDVELFCQFMNLPFNNDNNLRETDSGKKFSVFVHYNNKVQYHPVVTALRCNGFEVKASERMSEKMSADVIISMPEKGLPPEMMLYEDEFSKSEKTLRVILVPFESVSKLNIDDISDNNMLIMNRNNLDTRLLIHALDTFFQKCRH from the coding sequence GTGAAACAGAGAAAAGTGCCTGGTATACTTGGCAGTGAAAACAAAGGCCCCCTGGTGCTTATGTTTTCCTGTCGGGATAAGGTGCGGGAGATACTGTCAGTTGGCCTGGTCCAGTCCAATTACCGGATTATCCAGGCTGCAACTTCGAGTCTGGCCATTATAAAATCAACACAGATGCTTCCAGCTTTGGTGATTGCTGATCTTGCAGGAGAGAATCCAAGTGATATATCACTCGCTTTACGGCTGCGCAGATCGTCGAGGACCCAAAAAATCTCGATCTTGGTTATCTTACCCCAAAACCCCCATTCCTATGTTTTAAAGACAATGGCGGAATTAACTCCCCGCGATTCCGAAGACGGGGAGGGGATTGATTCTTTGGGGTATCCATTCTCTTATGCAAAATTTTTGGAAAAAGTAAAAGAGCTTGCACCTCCGCTCAACGTAAAACAGGATCCAGAGCGGGTCTCTCTGCCCACCACCAATCGTGGAGTGGCCAAGAGACTTTTTGATTCCTCATCGACAGTATCTAAAAAGCTAAGCGACATCGACTCTCTGATCCTTAAACAGTGGGTGTTCCCCTTTACTGTGGTAAGGGCGTTTGATATCATGGAGACAGACAAGAGCTGCTTTATGGAACTAAGCAGATGCATCTCCGGAGATCTGGCGGTTTCTTCTGCTGTGCTTAAAGTGGTCAATACGGTGTTTTATGCCAGCAGAAACGGCCGTATCACCAATATCAACAATGCTGTTGTTCGGCTTGGATTCAGGGAAACAAGAAATATTATGGCCTGTCTCTCCCTGATCGATCTGACCCCCGGTATACATGGAAAAAGTGGATTTGAGAGAAAAGAGTTTTGGCTTCACTCCTTAGCGGTTGCCTTGATTGCTGAAAAGCTCTGTGATGATTGTAGATTTGTTAAACCAGGATACGCTTTCATTTCTGGGCTCCTTCATGATCTGGGTAAAATACCTCTTGATAATTGCTTTGAGGATGTTTTCCCTTACCTTCTGGATGAGACGATCTCCTCTTTTGAGTCGTTTGCTGCAACCGAGGAGCGTCTGATGGATTTTAACCATGCTGAACTTGGGCAATATTTGGCAAATAAATGGAATTTTCCCCATATCATATCCCAATCCATTTTAAATCATCACAATAAGGATCGGATATTGAAGAATCCGGGAAAAGCGGAAAGGATGGTTCTGGGGGCCGTTTTTGCCGCCAATTTACTCGCTAAAGCCATGGGGATCGGGCACAGTTGCGATGAAATACTGGAGGAGATCCCTTTGGAGCTGCTCCAGGATCTCAATTTCAAAAATGGGCCGGATGAAACTTTCCTTTTCAAGATCCGCAAAGATGTGGAGTTATTCTGTCAGTTTATGAACCTGCCTTTTAACAACGACAACAATCTGAGGGAAACCGACAGCGGCAAAAAGTTTTCTGTATTTGTACACTATAATAATAAAGTGCAGTATCATCCCGTTGTTACAGCACTGCGCTGCAACGGATTTGAAGTAAAGGCCTCCGAGCGGATGTCGGAGAAGATGTCTGCAGATGTGATAATTTCAATGCCGGAAAAGGGACTTCCGCCAGAGATGATGTTATATGAGGATGAATTTTCAAAGTCGGAAAAAACCCTGAGGGTAATCCTGGTTCCTTTTGAGTCTGTCAGCAAACTGAACATTGATGATATAAGCGATAACAATATGCTGATAATGAACCGTAACAACCTGGATACCAGACTTCTGATACATGCGCTGGATACCTTTTTCCAAAAGTGCCGCCACTGA
- a CDS encoding ABC transporter ATPase: MDSIISFEDVSKVYRRGFRATPVHAVSNFTAKVYSNRITGFVGPNGAGKTTSIKMLMGLVKATSGKISIGGCDVSDPQARKGVAYVSEQPYFYRHLSVSEALRFSCALLKIPSNFAMDEVKRVLEIVELSGKEKMRIHDMSKGMMQRLNMANGLLGDPGLLVLDEPMSGLDPPARRLFRSLFTKLGKAGKTVFFSTHVLEDIEMVCDDVIVLDKGMVRYSGKVSELLARGYLGTELIIATLPPEIRAGFSERGWSISDTKDGQYMIFVPDGDGLRDCQKILSEYEIFCTSVIKRTMPLETLLYGSAMEERS, from the coding sequence ATGGACAGTATAATTTCATTTGAGGATGTCTCCAAGGTTTACCGTCGCGGGTTCAGGGCGACTCCGGTACATGCAGTGAGTAATTTCACTGCTAAGGTATATTCAAACAGGATAACCGGTTTTGTTGGGCCCAACGGAGCGGGCAAAACCACATCCATAAAGATGCTTATGGGTCTTGTGAAGGCGACCTCTGGTAAGATTTCCATAGGTGGTTGTGATGTTTCAGATCCTCAGGCCCGAAAAGGGGTGGCATACGTCTCAGAGCAGCCCTACTTTTATCGTCATCTTTCTGTAAGTGAAGCACTTCGGTTTTCCTGTGCGCTTTTAAAAATCCCCTCAAATTTTGCAATGGATGAAGTTAAACGGGTGCTTGAGATAGTGGAGCTGAGCGGAAAAGAAAAAATGCGTATTCATGACATGTCAAAGGGGATGATGCAGCGTCTGAATATGGCAAATGGTCTGCTTGGAGATCCGGGGCTTCTTGTGCTTGATGAACCTATGAGTGGTCTTGATCCACCCGCCAGAAGGCTTTTCAGGAGTCTCTTCACCAAATTGGGCAAAGCCGGAAAGACGGTCTTTTTCAGCACACATGTTTTGGAGGATATCGAGATGGTGTGTGATGATGTGATTGTGCTGGATAAGGGAATGGTGCGTTATTCGGGGAAAGTAAGTGAGCTTCTGGCACGGGGATATCTTGGAACTGAGCTGATAATTGCAACGCTTCCCCCGGAAATCAGGGCGGGTTTTAGTGAAAGGGGATGGAGTATTTCCGATACCAAGGATGGGCAGTATATGATATTTGTTCCTGATGGGGATGGGTTAAGGGATTGTCAGAAGATCCTCTCTGAGTATGAGATCTTTTGCACCTCCGTTATCAAAAGGACGATGCCTCTTGAAACACTGCTTTACGGCAGCGCCATGGAGGAGAGATCATGA
- a CDS encoding ABC transporter permease, with product MRVLAIVAINTFKETIRNKILYNILLVAGVVLFISMSFGDLSVFSRSQVMADFGMATMSLTGLLLAVFIGVGMIGMEISTRTVYGVLTRPVGRASFILGKFAGLFVTLVLNLLIIASLFISSIHLMGGDLNWGIISAILLIMLEMAVVIAAAIFFSSFTTPTLAAIFTLGFYAAGHLNTYINIGAGGFDNVIWRGVLGLVYYVLPNLDHFNIRTQVVYGQQIAEGFFPLVLLYGVLYTALFLFLSVWIFSRKDL from the coding sequence ATGAGAGTTTTAGCCATAGTGGCAATCAATACATTTAAGGAGACAATCAGAAACAAGATCCTCTATAATATTCTTCTGGTTGCAGGTGTTGTGCTGTTCATTTCCATGTCGTTTGGAGACCTTTCAGTTTTTTCAAGAAGTCAGGTGATGGCGGATTTTGGTATGGCCACCATGTCTCTGACCGGTCTTCTTTTGGCGGTTTTTATTGGGGTGGGGATGATAGGCATGGAGATTTCCACCAGGACGGTGTATGGTGTTTTGACAAGGCCGGTTGGAAGAGCTTCATTTATACTGGGGAAATTTGCAGGACTTTTTGTTACACTCGTGCTCAATCTTCTGATTATCGCCTCTCTTTTTATCTCTTCCATTCATCTTATGGGAGGGGATTTAAACTGGGGAATCATTTCTGCAATACTTCTTATTATGCTTGAGATGGCGGTTGTTATTGCTGCGGCGATTTTTTTCTCTTCGTTTACCACCCCCACACTTGCTGCAATTTTTACGCTTGGGTTTTATGCCGCGGGGCATCTTAACACCTATATCAATATCGGTGCCGGTGGGTTCGATAATGTGATCTGGCGTGGTGTTCTTGGGCTTGTTTATTACGTGTTGCCCAATCTCGACCATTTTAATATCAGAACCCAGGTAGTGTACGGGCAGCAGATTGCGGAAGGCTTTTTTCCATTGGTTCTGCTGTATGGTGTATTGTATACTGCACTTTTTCTCTTTTTGTCTGTGTGGATTTTCAGCCGAAAGGATCTGTAA
- a CDS encoding Cell division protein FtsH translates to MADTRQGNDGGNKPEMGNNVGGKFVLWRFLLWAVILTILFSYIFGSFASPDRVSISYSRFKEHLRAENISSVVVRGEEINGEFREEHKVEGPAGDSIGYSHFSTVRPPFEDAELMGLLEQSGAEVEAESDNGGWLWSSLILLLPWFLVILYFVYAGSRMQKQMKGFPGGGLFNVGKSKAKRFQKEMTNVSYSEVAGLSNPKKDLSEVVDYLKDPQKFTKLGATVPKGVLLMGPPGTGKTLLAKATAGEAGVPFFSTSGSEFIEMFVGVGASRVRDMFETAKREAPSIIFIDELDSVGRARGTGLGGSHDEREQTLNQILNEMDGFNPNESVVVIAATNRPDVLDPALTRPGRFDRQIALELPQKTSRLQILQIHASHVPVAEGTSMERVAARTVGFSGADLRNLVNEAALLAARKGKQEVNSEDFDEAQDKILLGAEREDKLNDAEKRIVAYHEAGHALVAKLLPETDPLRKVTIIARGRALGATEQIPDTDRHNFNRRYLLSRISVALGGRVSEKLVFDELTSGAAQDLKYVTQLARRMVCQWGMSEKIGPATFSQGEEHQFLGRELMQQKDFSEHTARVIDEEVQKIIAEQEKKTIQVLTENRKKLDSLAEALIEHETLENGDVDKILSNAS, encoded by the coding sequence ATGGCTGATACTCGGCAAGGCAACGATGGCGGTAACAAGCCAGAGATGGGAAACAATGTAGGGGGGAAATTTGTCCTGTGGAGATTTTTGCTTTGGGCAGTGATACTGACGATTCTCTTTTCTTATATATTTGGCAGTTTTGCTTCTCCAGACAGAGTATCAATATCCTACAGTCGTTTTAAGGAGCATCTTCGGGCAGAGAACATATCCAGTGTGGTTGTAAGGGGTGAGGAGATAAATGGTGAGTTCAGGGAAGAGCATAAGGTAGAGGGTCCAGCGGGGGATAGCATAGGTTATTCCCATTTTTCTACAGTCAGGCCTCCCTTTGAGGATGCAGAGCTTATGGGTCTTCTTGAGCAATCCGGGGCGGAGGTTGAAGCGGAGTCTGACAATGGCGGATGGCTTTGGAGTTCATTGATTTTGCTTTTGCCCTGGTTTTTGGTGATACTATACTTTGTCTATGCGGGCAGCCGGATGCAGAAGCAGATGAAGGGGTTTCCTGGTGGAGGTCTTTTCAATGTAGGAAAATCCAAGGCTAAGCGTTTCCAAAAAGAGATGACCAATGTAAGCTACTCTGAAGTTGCGGGGTTAAGCAATCCCAAAAAAGATCTCAGTGAGGTGGTTGATTATCTCAAGGATCCTCAAAAATTTACAAAGCTTGGAGCAACCGTTCCCAAGGGTGTTTTGCTTATGGGGCCTCCCGGAACAGGCAAAACCCTTCTGGCAAAGGCCACGGCAGGAGAGGCTGGTGTGCCGTTTTTCAGCACCTCAGGGTCGGAGTTTATAGAGATGTTTGTGGGTGTGGGAGCATCGAGGGTGAGGGATATGTTTGAGACCGCCAAGCGTGAAGCTCCATCAATAATATTTATCGATGAACTTGATTCTGTTGGCAGGGCCAGGGGAACCGGTCTTGGTGGAAGTCACGATGAGCGGGAACAGACACTTAATCAGATATTAAATGAGATGGATGGTTTTAATCCCAATGAATCGGTTGTGGTGATTGCGGCCACAAACAGGCCTGATGTATTGGATCCGGCCCTAACCCGTCCGGGGCGCTTTGACAGGCAGATCGCTCTTGAGCTGCCTCAGAAAACCTCACGGCTGCAGATCCTGCAGATCCATGCCTCTCATGTACCGGTTGCAGAGGGTACCAGTATGGAAAGAGTCGCGGCGAGAACTGTTGGGTTTTCCGGTGCGGATCTGAGAAATCTTGTAAATGAAGCGGCACTGCTTGCCGCAAGAAAAGGCAAACAGGAAGTAAACTCAGAAGACTTTGATGAGGCGCAGGATAAAATCCTGCTTGGAGCAGAGAGGGAAGATAAACTTAATGATGCGGAAAAGAGAATCGTTGCATATCATGAAGCTGGGCATGCACTTGTGGCAAAGCTGCTTCCGGAAACCGATCCTCTGAGAAAAGTAACCATCATTGCCAGAGGCAGGGCACTGGGTGCAACAGAGCAGATCCCCGATACCGATCGTCACAACTTCAACAGACGATATCTGTTGAGTCGGATTTCGGTCGCTCTCGGTGGAAGGGTATCAGAGAAACTGGTGTTTGATGAGTTGACCAGCGGCGCAGCTCAGGATTTAAAATATGTCACTCAGCTGGCAAGGAGAATGGTCTGTCAGTGGGGAATGAGTGAAAAGATTGGGCCCGCTACTTTTTCCCAGGGGGAGGAACATCAGTTCCTGGGAAGGGAGCTGATGCAGCAGAAGGATTTCAGTGAACATACCGCGCGTGTAATAGATGAAGAGGTGCAGAAGATTATAGCCGAGCAGGAAAAAAAGACAATCCAGGTATTAACTGAAAACAGGAAAAAGCTGGATTCTCTGGCTGAGGCACTGATTGAACATGAAACTCTGGAAAATGGAGATGTAGACAAAATTCTAAGTAATGCCAGTTAG
- a CDS encoding dTDP-4-dehydrorhamnose 3,5-epimerase — protein sequence MEFIKTDFDDVYVIKPKVFNDERGFFLETYSYEKFQHAGITDQFIQDNHSKSVSKGVIRGLHFQAPPYAQSKLIRVTKGAIYDVIVDLRPSSKTLGRWRGFELSEENFLMLYIPAGFAHGFCTTRENCEVQYKVDKLYAPGSEGGIRWDDPDLAIDWPSAAPQLSAKDATLPYFKDFTNPFST from the coding sequence ATGGAGTTCATTAAAACCGATTTCGACGATGTGTATGTAATCAAACCTAAAGTGTTCAATGATGAGAGAGGTTTTTTTCTGGAAACCTACTCTTATGAAAAATTTCAACATGCCGGAATAACCGATCAGTTTATTCAGGACAATCACTCCAAATCGGTTTCGAAGGGGGTAATAAGAGGACTCCATTTTCAGGCCCCTCCTTACGCCCAGAGTAAACTTATCCGGGTCACCAAAGGTGCAATATATGATGTAATTGTTGATCTGCGCCCATCATCCAAAACGTTGGGTAGATGGAGAGGGTTTGAACTGAGTGAAGAGAACTTTCTGATGCTCTATATTCCGGCGGGGTTTGCCCATGGTTTTTGCACTACAAGGGAGAACTGTGAAGTACAGTACAAAGTGGATAAGCTGTATGCACCGGGATCAGAAGGAGGGATCAGGTGGGATGATCCGGATCTGGCAATTGACTGGCCCTCTGCCGCACCTCAGCTTTCCGCCAAAGATGCGACATTGCCATATTTTAAGGATTTTACAAATCCGTTCAGTACCTGA
- a CDS encoding Glucose-1-phosphate thymidylyltransferase, translating to MLKGIILAGGSGSRLFPITIATSKQLIPVYDKPMIYYPLSILMLSGIKDILIITTPQDQESFRKLLGDGSKWGISLSYAQQPRPEGLAQALIIGKDFIGDDPVALILGDNIFWGHGLIECLREASQRKTGATVFAYRVNDPQRYGVVEFDKSGKAISLEEKPQNPKSKYAVTGLYFYDSQVSELASQLSPSQRGELEITDLNRLYLQKEQLQVTNLGRGIAWLDTGTHESMLKASEFVETIQTRQGQKVSCPEEIAFRLGYINSRQLCELASPMKKNDYGRYLYDIAEQNI from the coding sequence GTGCTAAAAGGTATAATTCTGGCTGGCGGTTCAGGGTCTCGTCTGTTCCCCATAACCATCGCCACTTCAAAACAGCTCATACCCGTTTATGACAAACCAATGATCTATTACCCCCTTTCGATACTTATGCTTTCAGGTATCAAAGATATTCTGATCATCACTACACCTCAAGACCAGGAATCTTTCAGAAAGCTTCTCGGGGATGGGAGTAAATGGGGAATCTCTCTCTCTTACGCTCAGCAGCCCCGTCCCGAAGGACTGGCACAGGCATTAATAATCGGAAAAGACTTCATAGGTGATGACCCGGTTGCCCTGATCCTTGGAGACAATATATTCTGGGGACATGGATTGATTGAGTGCCTAAGAGAAGCAAGCCAGAGAAAAACAGGTGCAACAGTCTTTGCCTATAGGGTTAATGACCCCCAGCGCTACGGAGTTGTTGAGTTCGATAAGAGTGGGAAAGCAATTTCACTGGAGGAAAAACCACAAAATCCCAAATCCAAATACGCGGTCACCGGTTTATACTTTTACGATTCACAGGTAAGCGAACTGGCAAGCCAGCTTTCACCCTCTCAACGGGGAGAACTGGAAATAACTGACCTCAACAGGCTCTATCTCCAAAAAGAGCAGCTGCAGGTCACCAATCTTGGACGCGGAATAGCATGGCTTGATACCGGAACACATGAATCTATGCTCAAAGCATCTGAATTTGTCGAGACAATCCAAACAAGACAGGGCCAGAAAGTATCCTGTCCCGAAGAGATCGCTTTCAGACTGGGTTATATAAATTCCCGTCAGCTCTGTGAGCTCGCATCACCTATGAAAAAAAATGACTACGGAAGATACCTTTACGATATAGCAGAACAGAACATATAA
- a CDS encoding Tyrosine recombinase XerC: MSEHTISQLEDVINDFLEYTRKERGYSEHTISAYRIDLGQYVTFLKRSDVPTDLLSSLNKGNIRMYTYSLRENGLKPKSVARKIASLKSLCNYCVRQKLLAANPAKALATPKQEKNLPVFLSQSQAGELNSLPLEGEENIRNQAICEIFYGSGIRLSELHSLNVADLDNRAMTLHVMGKGNKERIVPVTRQAIDLVRQYISLRPPGESVKDPLFTNKKGGRLSRRQIERIVNKMLTGISTRRKKSPHVLRHSFATHMLDSGADIRAVKELLGHSSLSATQIYTHISREHLLRVYRQAHPRAENTNKKSNI; encoded by the coding sequence ATGTCAGAGCATACGATTTCTCAACTTGAAGATGTTATCAATGATTTTCTTGAGTATACCCGAAAAGAACGGGGGTATTCTGAACATACCATTTCTGCTTACAGAATTGATCTTGGACAGTATGTGACCTTTTTAAAACGGTCTGATGTTCCCACTGATCTGCTTTCGTCTCTGAATAAAGGCAATATACGTATGTACACCTATTCTCTCAGAGAGAACGGACTTAAACCAAAATCTGTTGCCAGGAAAATTGCTTCACTGAAATCGCTCTGTAATTATTGTGTTAGGCAGAAACTGCTTGCGGCTAATCCGGCGAAGGCTCTTGCAACTCCGAAACAGGAGAAAAATCTTCCGGTATTTCTCTCTCAGTCCCAGGCTGGGGAACTGAATTCGCTTCCCCTGGAAGGGGAAGAAAACATTCGTAATCAGGCGATATGTGAGATTTTTTATGGAAGCGGGATCAGATTATCAGAGCTGCACAGTTTGAATGTTGCAGATTTGGATAACCGGGCCATGACACTGCATGTAATGGGGAAAGGAAATAAGGAGAGGATTGTGCCGGTGACCAGACAAGCCATAGATTTGGTGAGGCAATATATCTCTTTGAGGCCTCCAGGGGAAAGTGTTAAAGATCCCCTTTTCACAAACAAAAAAGGGGGAAGGTTATCACGTCGTCAGATAGAACGAATAGTGAACAAGATGCTCACCGGTATCAGTACCCGAAGGAAAAAGAGCCCTCATGTACTTCGCCACTCTTTTGCTACACACATGCTTGATTCGGGAGCTGACATCAGGGCGGTGAAGGAACTTCTGGGTCACAGTTCACTTTCCGCGACCCAGATTTATACTCATATTTCGCGGGAACACTTGCTTCGGGTATATCGTCAGGCTCATCCAAGAGCTGAGAATACAAACAAGAAAAGTAACATTTGA
- a CDS encoding Phosphoesterase PHP, N-terminal precursor, which translates to MRLQSVTLIISILFRIAITQSLYINTLVNPYESVDWETFGQYKANLHTHTTQSDGKYTPDQTIDIYRERGYQILSITDHNKVTWPWSAFGRDPSELNMIAIEGNEISNTHHLGSYFCSFNSTTSDELFALSEIGALGGLAVLFHPGRYNLEIDWYVNLYKNHPHLVGLEVINQEDRYKGDRLTWDAILSELLPERMVWGFANDDMHRDAHIAKNWNVFLLPELNGEEVRKAMENGTFYFSSNSTIYGTDGAPPVINSIYHDKTGSILSVSAENTMRILWISQGKAIAEGPFLAYNDITIPGNYVRAQLTGPGGESFTQPFTIIKEKLPAVRNRTLCLNTGLGNR; encoded by the coding sequence ATGAGATTACAAAGTGTCACATTGATCATTTCAATCCTGTTCCGTATTGCCATAACACAGTCCCTTTACATAAACACTCTGGTAAACCCCTACGAATCTGTGGATTGGGAGACCTTTGGCCAATATAAAGCTAACCTTCATACCCACACAACCCAGAGTGATGGCAAATACACACCTGACCAAACAATCGACATATACAGGGAAAGGGGATATCAGATTCTCTCGATTACGGATCACAACAAAGTCACTTGGCCCTGGAGTGCATTTGGCAGAGATCCCAGTGAATTGAACATGATTGCAATAGAAGGGAACGAGATCTCAAACACCCATCATTTAGGGAGTTATTTCTGTTCCTTCAACAGCACCACCTCTGATGAGCTTTTTGCACTCAGTGAGATCGGCGCACTTGGAGGCCTTGCGGTATTGTTCCACCCAGGCAGGTACAATTTAGAGATTGACTGGTATGTTAATCTTTACAAAAACCATCCGCATCTTGTAGGCCTGGAGGTGATAAACCAGGAAGACAGGTACAAGGGGGACAGACTTACCTGGGATGCCATACTGTCGGAACTGTTACCGGAGAGAATGGTGTGGGGGTTTGCAAATGATGACATGCATCGTGATGCTCACATTGCTAAAAACTGGAACGTTTTTCTGCTGCCAGAGTTAAATGGTGAAGAGGTCAGGAAAGCTATGGAAAATGGTACATTCTATTTTTCTTCCAACAGTACAATTTATGGAACCGATGGAGCGCCCCCGGTTATCAACTCAATTTATCATGACAAGACCGGAAGTATTTTAAGTGTATCAGCTGAAAATACCATGCGTATACTATGGATCTCCCAGGGTAAAGCCATTGCAGAGGGGCCTTTTCTTGCCTATAACGATATAACAATTCCGGGTAATTATGTGCGGGCCCAACTCACAGGCCCGGGAGGAGAATCTTTCACTCAACCTTTCACCATAATAAAAGAAAAACTCCCCGCAGTTCGTAACAGAACACTTTGCCTGAACACCGGCTTGGGTAACAGATAG
- a CDS encoding Efflux transporter, RND family, MFP subunit has protein sequence MVKKSVWLIVSGVVLIIVLLLLLGRDEPGRDSGAGWGRGPQGPVAVRVAEPENRHMQEIRQFTGTVRASYTYVVSAQAAGRLLSLDKRIGDRVGANEILGRIDETEYRHSLQEMEAQARVSRATLSESESQLLFTEREFERVKVLVEKGISSRMELETLQTQLESHRSRLELARAQLEQREASLAQARTRLGYTRIRSSKGGLVAKRHVDGGAQLTVGAPVVTIVGIDTVIVEIAVNERDYHRFEPGKAAVVSVDAIPGRTFEGVVHRVAPFFQKTSRTAVVEVAVVNVSQQIKPGMFARLSVTLSEKDSALVVPSSALVEKGQEYFMFVLTDSSTVNMVNVTAGIRDEQWTEIVSPENVDGAVVTLGQHMLRDGARVSVENKSLKKTLGKEQGLRADE, from the coding sequence ATGGTGAAAAAGAGCGTTTGGCTGATCGTTTCAGGTGTAGTTTTAATAATTGTGCTGCTGTTATTGCTGGGAAGAGATGAGCCGGGAAGGGACTCGGGGGCAGGCTGGGGGCGTGGCCCGCAGGGACCTGTGGCGGTTAGGGTGGCAGAGCCAGAGAATCGTCATATGCAGGAGATCCGGCAGTTCACCGGTACTGTCCGTGCCTCGTACACCTATGTTGTATCTGCGCAGGCTGCTGGAAGATTGTTGTCACTTGATAAGCGGATTGGTGACAGAGTGGGGGCAAATGAGATCCTTGGTCGTATAGATGAAACCGAATACCGTCACTCACTTCAGGAGATGGAGGCTCAGGCGAGAGTGAGCCGGGCCACATTAAGCGAATCAGAATCACAGCTGTTATTTACTGAACGGGAGTTTGAGCGGGTTAAGGTTCTTGTGGAAAAGGGTATCTCCTCAAGGATGGAACTTGAGACACTTCAAACTCAACTGGAGTCGCATCGTTCGAGGCTTGAGCTTGCCCGTGCTCAGCTTGAACAGCGTGAGGCTTCACTTGCTCAGGCACGCACACGGTTGGGATATACGAGGATCAGATCCTCAAAGGGCGGCCTGGTTGCCAAGCGTCATGTGGACGGGGGCGCTCAGCTAACAGTGGGGGCACCGGTAGTGACTATCGTAGGAATCGATACGGTTATAGTTGAGATTGCTGTCAATGAAAGGGATTACCATCGCTTTGAACCGGGAAAGGCAGCTGTTGTTTCTGTAGATGCTATTCCGGGGAGAACTTTTGAGGGGGTGGTGCACAGAGTTGCCCCGTTTTTTCAAAAAACCTCCCGTACTGCGGTTGTGGAGGTTGCTGTGGTGAATGTTTCACAACAGATAAAGCCGGGGATGTTTGCCCGGCTTTCTGTTACTCTTTCGGAGAAAGATTCCGCACTGGTTGTCCCTTCTTCAGCTTTAGTTGAAAAGGGACAGGAATATTTCATGTTTGTGCTCACGGATTCCTCTACCGTGAATATGGTGAACGTAACTGCGGGAATCAGAGATGAGCAGTGGACAGAGATTGTTTCTCCTGAGAATGTTGACGGGGCGGTTGTTACTCTTGGTCAGCATATGTTAAGGGATGGGGCAAGAGTGAGTGTTGAGAATAAGTCTTTAAAGAAAACATTAGGAAAAGAGCAGGGGTTGAGAGCTGATGAGTAA